CTATAAGTTTTTTAAGTAAGGAAAATAAAAATTTAGTTCAAGTCTTTGATGAAGAAATATTAAACAAACTTCCCCAAAAAAATAATATGATATTTTTAATTATTTACTTATTAGGATTTTTAATTACTTTAACAAGTGCAATGAATAATTCAATTTTTATTAAATTATATATTGCTCTAAACTTGATTAATTTTGATTTAAATGAAGAACAGGTTAATTTATGATTAAGAATAAATGATTTTGTTTATTTAGTTCCAACTATAATTACTTCTATAATAAGTTATAAATTGCTAAGAAAAGTAATTGAACAAAAATATCTAATTTTTATAAGTATGTTTATTTTATTTGGTACATATACAGCAATGGCATTTGTGCCAAATCCATTTATTTTTATTGCGTTAAATATATTGGCAGGAATTTGTTTTAATCAAATAATATATTCTTTATTTTCAGCTTGTGTATTTTGAAATTATAGAGCAAAAAGAAATCCTGTAACTGGTTATTTTGGTAGTGCAATGTTTGGATCTTATTTTATAACTGAATTAATTGAGAATTTCATATCTGGTAAAAAAATTGGTATTTTTAAAAACTTTACAAATGTTGATGAACTTTTAGATAAGTGAAAAAATATAGAACAATCATCAAAAACAGAAATACTGATAATGTCAGACAATATTTCAACGATAATTATGTCTATAGCTTGTGTCTTAATTTTGGCATCAATTCTGCTTTTCTATTTTACAAGTAGCAAAATATTTGCTGATTATAGTAAGTATAAAATTGCAACACAGAATTTAAAAATTTTAATTAAAAAAAGAGTAATGACAAAAACAAAAACTAAATTTAAAGTAGAAATTTTTGAAGAAGGGGAAAGTGAAAATTATGAATAAAATTTTTAATGAAAATATAGAATTGAAATTTGAACTAAATCCATTTCAAATTTATAGTTTGAAAATAAATGAAAAGGAAGTAATATATCAAAAAAACTCTAATTGAAATAAAAGTTGACCAATTTTATTTCCTGTTTGTGGAAATATAAACGGTTCTTTAGAATATAATGGAAAAACAATTGGGTTAGAAAGACATGGTTTTTTTAAAGATATTACAAATTGAAAAATAATTGATCAAAAGGATTCAGAAATTAGATTAGAATACATTTTTGAAGAAAAGTGATATAAAATTTATCCATTTAAGTTTAGATTAGAATTATTTTTAATACTAAATGATAAAACATTTGAATTTAATATTAAAGTTCAAAATTTACAAGAAGAGGATATGTATTTTTCTCTTGGACATCATCCAGGATTTATTTTCAATCAAGATTCTAAAATAAGTTTAAATAAAGAAGAATATTTTACAGATGATTTTGAAGGTGGTTTAGTTTCAAGTTTAGAAAAAAATATTAGAATTAAAGATATTACTTTTAATAATTTAGACTTCACTGATAGTAAATCATATATGAAGAATTCATTTACTAAACAAGACATAATATTTAATAATAAAGATTATAATTTTAAAATTTCTACTAACGATTTTAATGATTTAATTTTCTGAAGAGAATCAAATGAATGTAATTTTATATGTATAGAAAATTGAAATGGAATCCCTGATTTATTAAATAAAAAATCAAATGAATTAAAGGATAAAGAAGGAATTATCACTTTAAAGAAAAATCAAGAAAAAAACTTTTTATTAGAAATTAAATTTTAAAAAAGATGCTATTGCATCTTTTTTCATTCCTCATAGTATTCCATTATTAAATCTTTTAATTCAGGTACTAATTTATCCTGACTAACAGTTTTAAAAATTTTACCTTTTTTGAAGATTATTCCACCCTTGTTTCCACCAGCAATTCCAATATCTGCTTGACTTGCTTCTCCTGGACCATTTACTACGCAACCAAGTATCGCAACTTTTAGTGGAAATTGTAGTTCTTCTACAAAATCTTCAACTTCCTTTACAACTTCTCTTAATGAAAATTCTAATCTACCACAAGTTGGACAAGCAATTACCTCAACCATATTATGAAATAAGCCCAAAGAATTTAAAAGTCTTTTTGCTACTTTAATTTCTTCTACTGGATCTTCACTTAAACTAATTCTTATAGTACTACCAATACCTTTTTGTAAAAGATAGCCTAATCCAAAACTTGATTTGATTGCTCCATTCAATAAACTTCCAGCTTCAGTTATTCCTAAATGTGCTGGATAGTTTCAATTTTCACTTGCAAGTTCATATGCTTCAATTGCCATTAATGGATCAGTTGCTTTTAAAGAATAAATTATGTTTTTAAAATCATACTTTTCTAAAATTTCAATATGTTCTCTTAATGATTCAACCATTGCCTTTGCTGTTCAACCATATTTTTCAACCATTTTTTTAGGTAAACTACCTGAGTTTACTCCTATTCTTATAGGAATATTTTTTTCTTTACATTTTTCAACAACAGCTATAGTATTTTCTTCAATTCCAATATTTCCAGGATTAATTCTAATTTTTGCACATCCAGCATCTGCTGCTATTAATGCAAATTTATAATTGAAATGAATATCTGCAACTATAGGAACTGGAGAATTTTTAACGATTTCTTGAAGTGCATTTGCATCATCAATTCCTAATACAGCTACACGAACAATTTGGCAGCCTTCTTTATATAAGGAATTAATCTGTTTTAAAGTTTCACCAATATCATGAGTTTTAGAAGTTGTCATAGATTGAATTATAACTTCGTTATTTCCACCAATTTGTAGATTTCCTACCATTACTTTTCTAGTATCAACTCTATTAACCATTTTATTCACCTAAAACAAATTTCTTTCCAAAAATATTATACACTTCTTTTCTAATAACTATTTTTTTAGCACTCAAAAATAGGGGTATAAAACTTTTTTATGTATAATCAATATATAAGGGGTAAGTTAAATGCCAGAAAAAACAACATTAAAAGATATAGCACAAATAAATAAAATACTTGCCTCAAAAGAGTATGAAACAATAAAGGAATTTAATGCATATATAGAAATTATAAAAGAATATATTGATGATACTTTTTTCAAAAAAGATGCAATAATTGAGAAATTAGTTGAATATTGTGAAAATAGTGGAAGATATTTAGATATAAAATTCAAAAAACCAAGCGGTATTGAATTAAATGCTGAAAATATTCAAGCTTATATGTCAAATACAAAAAAAGCCATTGAAAAGGCAATATTCATTGAAGATGATACGCTTAATCATTCAATTTTTATAGAAATAAAAAGTATATTTAGATATTTTTTAGAAAAGACTTATGAAATAAGTTCTCTTACAGATTATGAGACTTTGTATACAGTCAATACAATAGAATTTCATCAGCAAAATGAAAGCTTTAAATATTTATATACAATTTTTGATAAATTTACATATATTGCAAAACACTTAAATGATAAATATTGTAAAAAAATTGTGACAAATTATAATGGTGAAGCATTAAAATTTTCACAGAATTTCTTAAAAGAAATTTCTTTTTTAACAAAAAGCGCATTGGATTATCAAAAGTTAAGTGATACTATTGAACAAATTACTTATTCTAATGCTTGACATTACATTAGAAAATTAAGAAATTCTATAGAACATGATTTTGTAGATCCTTCATATAAATACAATATTTGCTTTTCTTTAGAGTTATTATTTATAATAATTGGTAGAATTATGCTATCGTTAAATTTACATATGCAATCAGAAATAGAAATTAGAAAAACTTTAGATTCACTTAAACAATTTAAGTAAAATAAAAGGAGGTCATTTATGGAAAAATGAAATGAAATACAATTAAATAACTTTAATGGACCTCTTGATCTTTTATTACATTTAATAAAAGAAAAGGAAATGGATATAATGGATATTAATTTATTGGATTTATCATCGCAATATATTTTATACATAAAAAATTATGAATCTTTGGACATTGAAATTGCAAGTGAATACTTAGTAATGGCAGCTTATTTAATAGAATTAAAATCTAAACTTTTAATCCCAAAAGAACAAATGGAAGTTGATTCAAACTATGAAGAACAAGAAAGAGATGAATTAATACGAAGACTTATGGAATATCATAAGATTAAAGAGGTAACTGAATTCTTTAAAATTAAACAAGAAGATTTCTTAAAATCATTTAGTAAATCAAAATCTATTATTAAAATAGCAAAAATTGATGATGATAAATTACCATTAGCTGAAAATAATATTGATATTGAAAAATTCTCAAATATATTCTTAAAAGCTATTGAAAAGAACAAATTCAAGAAAATGGAGGTTAATACTATTAATGCTCCAGAAGTTTCTCCAGAAGAAGTTGCAGAAGAAATTAAAACATTCTTAAAAATTAATAATATAGATGAAATTGAATTAGGAAAATTAATTGAATTAAAAGAATTATCAATTAGAATGATGGTGGCTACTTTTTTAGCAGTTTTAGATTTAGCTGCAAAAAAATTTATCACACTTTC
This sequence is a window from Spiroplasma diminutum CUAS-1. Protein-coding genes within it:
- a CDS encoding MFS transporter, which codes for MVFLCRKEKLQKGSYLWLAQIVLFWIAAGFIGNQLKNDIEIQKNLNSINFIVLSIFSTSLFLIILKPLATFTTGIFKNRKIWIQISSVIMIFILIITSISDLPLWLTIIIIMLFSFSLASSTLFYLFSNEQNFFRIYTLPSIWITFVFITFSSSFGIYLSNSNLVYKNNGFSISLIVILSILVVLGFAISFLSKENKNLVQVFDEEILNKLPQKNNMIFLIIYLLGFLITLTSAMNNSIFIKLYIALNLINFDLNEEQVNLWLRINDFVYLVPTIITSIISYKLLRKVIEQKYLIFISMFILFGTYTAMAFVPNPFIFIALNILAGICFNQIIYSLFSACVFWNYRAKRNPVTGYFGSAMFGSYFITELIENFISGKKIGIFKNFTNVDELLDKWKNIEQSSKTEILIMSDNISTIIMSIACVLILASILLFYFTSSKIFADYSKYKIATQNLKILIKKRVMTKTKTKFKVEIFEEGESENYE
- a CDS encoding segregation and condensation protein A is translated as MEKWNEIQLNNFNGPLDLLLHLIKEKEMDIMDINLLDLSSQYILYIKNYESLDIEIASEYLVMAAYLIELKSKLLIPKEQMEVDSNYEEQERDELIRRLMEYHKIKEVTEFFKIKQEDFLKSFSKSKSIIKIAKIDDDKLPLAENNIDIEKFSNIFLKAIEKNKFKKMEVNTINAPEVSPEEVAEEIKTFLKINNIDEIELGKLIELKELSIRMMVATFLAVLDLAAKKFITLSQNNDEVIVKYLG
- the ispG gene encoding flavodoxin-dependent (E)-4-hydroxy-3-methylbut-2-enyl-diphosphate synthase; the encoded protein is MVNRVDTRKVMVGNLQIGGNNEVIIQSMTTSKTHDIGETLKQINSLYKEGCQIVRVAVLGIDDANALQEIVKNSPVPIVADIHFNYKFALIAADAGCAKIRINPGNIGIEENTIAVVEKCKEKNIPIRIGVNSGSLPKKMVEKYGWTAKAMVESLREHIEILEKYDFKNIIYSLKATDPLMAIEAYELASENWNYPAHLGITEAGSLLNGAIKSSFGLGYLLQKGIGSTIRISLSEDPVEEIKVAKRLLNSLGLFHNMVEVIACPTCGRLEFSLREVVKEVEDFVEELQFPLKVAILGCVVNGPGEASQADIGIAGGNKGGIIFKKGKIFKTVSQDKLVPELKDLIMEYYEEWKKMQ